The Lolium rigidum isolate FL_2022 chromosome 2, APGP_CSIRO_Lrig_0.1, whole genome shotgun sequence genomic interval ATGCCCTCAATAACTATTGTATGGTCTTGTCTAAGTAGGATTCGCTAATGGGCTTTAGGAAGAGGTGCTGGCAGTTTGCGAGATGTAATATAATGAATTGGTTTGTTCACGCTTTGTGTTCTTTTAGTTATTCGGTCTGCCATTGAGAACATCAACATATGTTAGTCTTTGCTATCTACTGCCAAACATAATGATGAAGCAAAATTTATTTGCTCCAGTTGCTCAGTATAGGACTCTATATGTGTTTTTGAGTGCTTGACAGCTTTAGTCTATTATGTTTTCCCGTTTCCATGTTGTTTTGGTGATATACTGATATGTGGTAGATGATGATTTGATTATTTCAGAGGAAAATCTAGTGATCCCAACTATCAACATATGCAACCTTTGTAATTTTCGCTGCTGTGATTTATGTTCACTCTTTTCTCTGAATGTTAGATTGAGTTATGTCTATATGCTACTAGTCTTTGCCATCTACTGCCAAATATGATGATAACGTCGATGTTTATTTGCTCCTAGGTGATGATTTCATTATTAGAGAGGCAGTTTGCAAGATATAATAGAATGAATTGGTTTATTCACACTCTGTGTTCTTTAAGTTATTTGTTCTGCCATTGAGAACATCAATATTTGTTAAGTCTTAGCTATCTACTGCCAAATATAATGATGAAGCAAAATGTCTTTGCTCCAGTAGCTCTGTACAGGACTCTGGATGTCTTCTCTGAGTGCCTAACAGCTTTAATCTATGATGTTTTTCACATTTCCATGTTATTTTTGTGGTATGTGTGGTAGATGATGATTCGATTATTACGAAGGAAAATCCAGTGCTCCCAACTAACAAGTAGTACAAGTATGGAGTTCAGATGTGATTATATGCATGACAGATTAGTCTGATGTTTTCCCACTTGCATCTGATTTTTTATACCATGCATTAGATCATGATCCAACTATTACAGAAGAAACTAGTGTCCTCAACACGATAGTTGACTGAGACCCAGCAGTTTTGCTCAACCTTTGCTGACCCTGCTGAGACCTATCATCTGTCTCATTTGCCTATCCTCGTACCATCGTGTTTTTGCCTATCTGTAGTTGTAGCTAATAAACTGACTTGAAGATGTAGCCTCAGCTTCAAAGTAGTTAAAGGAACCCCCATTATTTTTAAGTTTCTGACTCTCATTTCAGATATAGTTGCCTCTTTTTTGCTCATGATTTATGCTCATTTTGACAATTTAAAGGGTATGCTACTTGCCTTGCGTTCTCCACCTTGATGTGCCACACGCCCTTTGGTGTTGGTCCAAATCGATGCATCTCATCACTGCTGTAATAGAATGAATTGGTTTATCTAtacttttttaattaaaaaatactCATTCTGACGTAAATCAATATGCAAGCTTACTAATCTTCTATGCAGTGATTTTTGTTCAGTCTTTTCTCTGATTGTTAGATCTATGTATTTTCATAGTATGCATATCCTATGATGATTCAACTATTCCCCAACTAACAAGTACTAGTACAATTATTGTGACATATAGTTTGGCTGCAGCTTTATGCTGCCCATTTTGTATCTTATAGTAGTATCTTTACAGGCAGGTTTCATTTGCCCATGCTCGACATTAAGAAAATCTCCATCATGTTTTACCCTGCCTATAATTGTACTTATTCATTTATTCCTAGAGAGTCTGTTGAACTGGCTCGAATATCTACCCTCGAATTCAGACAAGTTGATGGAAACCCTTTCGTTGTTAAGTTTAAGCTTAGCACAACCATAATGGTTTACCCTGAAACCGGTATCAGGTCTGGGCGTCGCcatcttttttctttctcttgattGCCTAGAGTAAGTTGCGGAAACATCTTACGAAAAAGCCTGTCCGTGAGTGCCTGAGCATTGCGAGTCAGCCACTAAGTTCGGCAATGATTCATGTTTGCCTGAAATCCTGCTGGAATCGTGCAAACCAGCAAAAGTATTCAGGGATTCAGGCTCAACTTGACTACTCtaagagtgatgccacttgccttTGCTTCCTTCAACTTGCGTGCAGCACGCGtttggcgacgattcaactttgGACGGAATACTTTGATACTCCACTTCAAAGTCGATGCATCACATTACATTACTGTCAACCAAGCCATTTGGGTCCCAACTTGCGTCCACTTGTTGCTTAGATTAGGCAGGTTACCTACCGAAGGACAGAGTACCAAATCCTCTATGAATATAAGCAGCCCTCTCTGGTTGGCTCTTTATTTCTTCATTACTACTATGCTACCCATAGTTTGTTCGAAAACAATTTTGTGGACGCGACGCTATCTCTCTAGCCTTGATAGCCGGCAACCACACAAAGACCTGAGGTCGATGGGAGACAAGCTCACGTCTGGCTGGCAATGACCTCTGGAAGATTCTAGTGCCGTCCAGCACACGGTATTTAGCCTAGACAAGGAGGACTCTGAACGACCATACTATTCATCCTTGTGCTTATCGCAAGGAAGCAGGTCTTCTTTTGGCTTCAGTTTAACTCTGCTAAATATAACAGTTTAATGGTTGTTGGCTTTCAGATGCATGAACCACCACCGACGACTTTGGCGTAGAAAATTAGCATAGACTGCGTTTGCTTAGCAAGAGGGTATCGACAGCATTTGTAGAAAATTAGCATAGACTGCGATTGCTTAGCAAAAGGGATGTCGACAGCATTTGacgatgagcacaagaggcacgaAAAAACCGATGATCAGTTTATAGGTGTTTCTTATGAAGATATGTAGTTCGGCAAATTGCTGTGAACCAAAATACAGACAGCACATGGAGAGAGCTGGGTCACCACTTCTCAAGGAGTCACCAGAATCATTTGTAGTTGTAGTTCATCAAATTGTTGCGAACCAAAACACGCACAACACAAGATCATACACACCAAGAGAAGAGCAGGACAATTTAAATAATTAAACTACCACTGATTTATTATTTGACGACTATGGAGCGACTGATACAGACACAAACTTTACATAGGACCATGAACGATACTAGAACATCATAGCTCAGTTGCTAAATCAACTACACATGGTTTAGCTGAAGCAACTACTCTCATATCTCTCAGTTGCTAAATGAACTACACGTAGCCCAGCTGACGCAACTATACATAACTTAATTCTTAATATGAATACTACTCTTAAACTTATTGACCTTGGAATCACACACCAGAACCTTCGATCATTACACTAAACATACTCAGTGCCTAAAAGATCACCTATTCTTCAGAAGAGAACCGAGAAGCCACCACCAACCCTGAACAATTAATCCTCTACTACCTAACAACGACATCAGAGGCGAGCGAACCAAACAGCGAAGAGCAGCAACGTGTGAACCTAAGCAACATGGACCAAATCCTACCACCGGCGATCCGTTATCAAACCTGCCTCTGAAAAAATACCGAGGGGCTTGATGGGAACGTCGCCGGGATCTGATCCAGATAACATAAGCTTACCACCACCGGATCCACCAACCATCCAACCACCAATCCATCCGGAGATTTACCACCTCGAATTCTTCCTTCAGTGGAGACGaggtagagagagagagggagtagAAGCGTCGTGGCCTGAAGAGGGGAGCGGCGCACACGCAGATGCTGCGACTGCAGGGGGAGCCGCCGGTATCATGAGAGCTCGCCGATGCGGAGGAGGCAGCGGAGGCCGCGGGTGGCCTCTTCCTCGGCGCGCTGCAGGAACCCGGGGACAGGGAGGGAGCTCGGCTCCGGGGCCGCGACGGAGAAGGCCGGGCCGGCGTAGGTCGCCGCGTTGGCGGCAACAGCGGCGACGGAGACCATCCTCTTGGTGGGCACGACGGCCGGCGCCTGGGGCCCGATCCGGGCGGTGAAGCCGAGCACACGCGGCGCACGGGCCGGGACGGGTGGTGAGGCGGGGGAAGGAGACCGCACGCGCCTGTCGGCCGGCGGGGCTTGCGcccgggcctggacgggggccgcTGATGGAGGGGAAGGCGACCGCACGCGCCTGTCCGCCGGCGGGGCTTGCGCCTTGGGCTGTACAGGGGCGGGAACCGGAGCGGGAGCCGGTGGCTCCTCGCCGCGCTTCAGGATCCGGACCACCATCTGCGGCGGCTTGGCGGGGGCCTCCTTGGACGGGGACGGCTGCTTGCGGGCGGGCTTCGCGGGCGGGGACCGGCGGCCCGCGGCCGGGGCCTTGGGAGGCGACGACGCAACGGGCGCCTGCGCCTGCTTGGGCGGCGACGAGCTAACGGCCGGAACcgccgtcttgggcggcggcgagcCGGCCTTGgcgtggcgccggcggcggggctTGATGGGGGACGCGGCGAAGGCGTCGAGGTGCATCGTGTTGGCGAGCGCGTCGTGGGATCTGAGCACCGCCGTCGCCATGGGGACCTAACCCTAACGGGATGAGAGGAGATTTGTGGGAgggggaaggaggagaaaacAATGGGATAAATCACGGTGCCCCGAGGCCGCGTTATATAGAACCGGAACCGGGCCGGACACGGAAGCGTGCGCGCTGCGCTTACCTGCTCCGCTGATTAAACccggttttttttttgcttgcttaTCTTCCGGTCGGGTGAGGAGATCTTTTCGCGtgacgtggcggcggcgcggccgttggATGGTGGGGATCGGGCGGCTGGCGTGGTGCCGTGCGGTTGATGTGAGGGCCCGCTAACCGCCCGCCTTTGCTTAGCGGGCCCCGGACGCGCTTCGATTGATGGGATCGTGGCCGACGTGGGCGGCTGAATTATTGGAAATGGTACGGTTGAGGCGTTGAGCCCCTTGTTGTTGCGTGAAATTGCATGCCGTGCCATGGCGGTTGGTGTGCTACTCTTCTTTTTATCGTGCTGTTTTAGAAATCGGAATAAAGTATACTTGTGGCTGTGTTGAAATTATTGGGAAGTTCAGGGGCAACGGTGGGTTAAGAAAGGAGACGTGAGCGAGGAATAAGTCGTAAGAAAATTGAGGAGTAGTATCAGAAAAGAGGATAAGTAATACGGAGTAGAACAGTTGACGTGGGGTGGAAGCCGTGCAAGTGGACGACGAGTGGGGCCCGCCACAAGCTGTGTGCGTTTCCATTCCAGCGGCCTGTCTGCGAGGGAGGCGGTTTCCCGCGTGGGACCCAGCGGGCGCGTCCTTATCGATTTATCGTAGCACCCACCGTAATTAGATTAGTTTGCCCCTAAAAAACCCCTACCGTGATGAGAGAATCTCCCATAAATATGTAAGGCATATAAGGAAAATCTTTACTTTTACATAATAATACATGGAGAAAATAAACTCTCCAACACATGAAGTAAAAAATTTGGTGATGTAAAAGATATTGCGCGAGTGATGTATATTTGGGCCAAATGCCCTCATCACCCCTAATAATTAATTATATAAAACCAAAAGCATTTCAACCGGCAACTGAACCACTCGTAGGTCTTCTAAAAAAAACCACTCATTCGTTTTCTCCCCATAGCCGATCGCAGACGCCCTTAGCCCCGCCCTCGATTTCGCCACTGCCGAGCACTACGCGTCGTTCGCCGTTGAGTCGTTTCCTGCTAAATCCCCACGAATTGCAGCCGAATTGATGCTGTCGCACCGCCGCGTCCGTTTGGCAGGTACTCGGCTTAGATCATGGTCCCTTGGCAACGGTGGTGGCTGGGACCTTCCCTTCTGCCGACCATGCCGCGCGTACGATGCGACGAGGTGTCACTTCTATCGGCCACAGTCGTAGATGAACTTCTCGGAGGTGTAGAGCAAGATGGAGGCGGTGTTCATCTCGTCGCCCATTCGTCTGGTTCCGCATGAGCATGAGCGGGCCAACCAGAAGTCGTGATTGCAGCTCACGAGACCATCGAGGAGTCCATAGCGGTTCCGTCATGAGCGGCCGGACCTCATGCATGCGGAGCAGGATTTCTTTGCCTCTAGAGaggcgacgatgaagaagaaggccAACGAGGTGGTGAGGAAGAATGCCGATGACGCGGGGCCCTCCACCGTCATCGTCGTGTCCGAATCATCTAACCTGGATTTTGATTTCTAGAACGACATCGACGACGATAATGCTTAGTCCTTTGACTTTGGTTATGATATTCAGGACGCCTAGTACTAGGGTTCATCGATGCTTAGTCGGTCGTTGTTTAGTTTGTATCAATGTGAAACTTGTTGTAGTCGAAATGTCGTATAAACGGAAGGTATCGAATTTTAAATGCTAGTTTGATGAAAGTTTGAATG includes:
- the LOC124693385 gene encoding skin secretory protein xP2-like translates to MATAVLRSHDALANTMHLDAFAASPIKPRRRRHAKAGSPPPKTAVPAVSSSPPKQAQAPVASSPPKAPAAGRRSPPAKPARKQPSPSKEAPAKPPQMVVRILKRGEEPPAPAPVPAPVQPKAQAPPADRRVRSPSPPSAAPVQARAQAPPADRRVRSPSPASPPVPARAPRVLGFTARIGPQAPAVVPTKRMVSVAAVAANAATYAGPAFSVAAPEPSSLPVPGFLQRAEEEATRGLRCLLRIGELS